A portion of the Streptomyces sp. NBC_00376 genome contains these proteins:
- a CDS encoding penicillin acylase family protein, whose amino-acid sequence MPPRTIKFRAATVAAVLVLGTTLLAASPQAGATEPAPVTDYCQGQCDDILPPGENGNATLVDILGNKAFGTHPKHSDDQLDRYNGLVAGQSGLTDQKLTDFFNDASFGVPEGQVESVTSPRDDVTITRDKATGVPHIKGTTRYGTEFGAGFAAGQDRLWLMDLFRHIGRGELTSFAGGALANQGLEQQFWPQAPYTEADLEAQVEYIKTHEGARGEQAMADAQAYVDGINAYRTKSKNGRYFPGEYVLTGKVDAITNVGEIQPFKLTDLISIASVVGGQFGGGGGGEVQAALSLLAAQQKYGVAEGTKVWESFRQREDPEAVLTIHDGTAFPYAGKPGKARGTALPDAGSVTAEPVIYDRTGSAGTDKKAPVKAPAPLKKAQGIYDDGVIPEGSLPGSGSGAQKRGMSNALLVSGKNTASGNPIAVFGPQTGYFAPQLMMLQELQGPGISARGVSFAGVGMYIQMGRGQDYAWSATSAGQDITDTYAIDLCEPDGSTPTKDSTHYVHHGACTAMETLEHTNSWKPTVADSTAKGSYRMQVRRTNYGIVTHRATVGGKPVAYTSLRTTYRHEADSIIGFQMLNDPSYVKDAASFQRAASNIDYAFNWFYADSRTASYYNSGMNPVRAAGVDPALPVRATRAYEWQGYEPAANTAAYTPFAAHPHSSGQDYYISWNNKQAKGYATAGFGLGAVHRGDLLDDRVAKLVEEGGVTRASLTRAMAEAAVTDLRGEQLLPELLKVIRSKPVTDPELNAAVQQLESWRASGSQRRESSPGSHTYTHADAVRIMDAWWPKLVEAEFKPGLGDDLYGALTVNVATDESPAASHGASGAHSGSAFQYGWWGFVDKDLRQVLGKPVKGPLARTYCGNGDAGSCRDALLASLKQAVAQPATEVYPGDDNCKAGQQWCADSIVHRPLGGIGQKAIHWQNRPTYQQVVEFPAHR is encoded by the coding sequence ATGCCCCCACGCACCATCAAGTTCAGAGCCGCCACCGTCGCGGCGGTTCTCGTACTCGGCACCACCCTGCTCGCGGCCTCGCCGCAGGCCGGCGCCACGGAACCCGCCCCCGTCACCGACTACTGCCAGGGACAGTGCGACGACATCCTGCCGCCCGGCGAGAACGGCAACGCCACCCTCGTCGACATCCTCGGCAACAAGGCGTTCGGTACGCATCCCAAGCACAGCGACGACCAACTCGACCGCTACAACGGCCTGGTGGCCGGACAGTCGGGCCTCACCGACCAGAAGCTGACCGACTTCTTCAACGATGCCTCGTTCGGCGTGCCCGAGGGCCAGGTCGAGTCCGTAACCTCGCCCCGGGACGACGTCACCATCACCCGTGACAAGGCGACCGGAGTCCCGCACATCAAGGGCACCACCCGCTACGGCACCGAGTTCGGCGCCGGCTTCGCCGCCGGGCAGGACCGGCTCTGGCTGATGGACCTCTTCCGCCACATCGGACGCGGCGAACTGACCTCGTTCGCCGGCGGCGCCCTCGCCAACCAGGGCCTGGAGCAGCAGTTCTGGCCGCAGGCCCCGTACACCGAGGCCGATCTCGAAGCCCAGGTCGAGTACATCAAGACCCACGAGGGCGCCCGCGGCGAGCAGGCCATGGCCGATGCCCAGGCGTACGTCGACGGCATCAACGCCTACCGGACGAAGTCCAAGAACGGCCGCTACTTCCCGGGCGAGTACGTCCTCACCGGCAAGGTCGACGCCATCACCAACGTCGGCGAGATACAGCCCTTCAAGCTGACCGACCTGATCTCCATCGCCTCGGTGGTCGGCGGTCAGTTCGGCGGCGGCGGTGGCGGGGAGGTGCAGGCGGCGCTCTCGCTGCTGGCCGCCCAGCAGAAGTACGGAGTGGCCGAGGGCACCAAGGTCTGGGAGTCCTTCCGCCAGCGCGAGGACCCCGAGGCCGTGCTGACGATCCATGACGGCACCGCGTTCCCGTACGCGGGCAAGCCCGGCAAGGCGCGCGGCACCGCGCTGCCCGACGCCGGGTCCGTCACCGCGGAACCCGTGATCTACGACCGCACCGGCTCCGCGGGCACCGACAAGAAGGCCCCGGTCAAGGCCCCGGCCCCGCTCAAGAAGGCCCAGGGCATCTACGACGACGGCGTCATCCCCGAGGGCTCGCTGCCCGGTTCGGGATCCGGCGCCCAGAAGCGCGGCATGTCCAACGCCCTGCTGGTCTCCGGGAAGAACACCGCGAGCGGAAACCCCATCGCCGTGTTCGGGCCGCAGACCGGCTACTTCGCCCCGCAGCTGATGATGCTCCAGGAACTCCAGGGGCCGGGCATCAGCGCCCGTGGTGTCTCCTTCGCCGGTGTCGGGATGTACATCCAGATGGGCCGCGGCCAGGACTACGCCTGGAGTGCCACCTCCGCCGGCCAGGACATCACCGACACCTACGCCATCGACCTGTGCGAGCCCGACGGCTCCACGCCGACGAAGGACTCCACGCACTACGTCCACCACGGCGCCTGCACCGCCATGGAGACGCTGGAGCACACCAACTCCTGGAAGCCGACCGTCGCCGACTCCACGGCGAAGGGCTCCTACCGGATGCAGGTGAGGCGCACGAACTACGGCATCGTCACCCACCGCGCCACCGTGGGCGGCAAGCCCGTCGCGTACACCTCGCTGCGCACCACCTACCGCCACGAGGCCGACTCGATCATCGGCTTCCAGATGCTCAACGACCCGTCGTACGTCAAGGACGCCGCCTCCTTCCAGCGGGCGGCGAGCAACATCGACTACGCCTTCAACTGGTTCTACGCCGACTCCCGCACCGCCTCCTACTACAACAGCGGCATGAACCCGGTGCGCGCCGCGGGCGTCGACCCGGCGCTGCCGGTGCGGGCCACACGGGCCTACGAGTGGCAGGGGTACGAACCGGCCGCCAACACCGCCGCGTACACCCCGTTCGCCGCGCACCCGCACTCCAGCGGGCAGGACTACTACATCTCCTGGAACAACAAGCAGGCCAAGGGGTACGCCACCGCGGGCTTCGGCCTCGGCGCCGTGCACCGGGGCGATCTGCTGGACGACCGGGTGGCGAAGCTGGTCGAGGAGGGCGGGGTGACCCGCGCGTCCCTCACCCGGGCCATGGCCGAGGCCGCCGTCACCGATCTGCGCGGCGAGCAGCTGCTGCCCGAACTGCTGAAGGTGATCCGCTCCAAGCCGGTGACCGATCCCGAACTCAACGCAGCGGTCCAGCAGTTGGAGTCCTGGCGGGCCTCGGGCTCGCAGCGCCGGGAGAGCAGCCCCGGCTCGCACACGTACACCCACGCCGACGCGGTGCGGATCATGGACGCGTGGTGGCCGAAACTGGTCGAGGCCGAGTTCAAGCCGGGGCTCGGTGACGACCTGTACGGAGCGCTGACCGTCAACGTCGCCACCGACGAGTCCCCGGCGGCGAGCCACGGGGCGAGCGGGGCGCACAGCGGATCCGCGTTCCAGTACGGCTGGTGGGGCTTCGTGGACAAGGACCTGCGCCAGGTCCTGGGGAAGCCGGTCAAGGGGCCGCTGGCCAGGACGTACTGCGGCAACGGCGATGCGGGCAGCTGCCGTGACGCGCTGCTCGCGTCCCTGAAGCAGGCCGTGGCCCAGCCGGCGACGGAGGTCTACCCCGGGGACGACAACTGCAAGGCGGGCCAGCAGTGGTGCGCCGACTCGATCGTCCACCGGCCGCTCGGCGGGATCGGCCAGAAGGCGATCCACTGGCAGAACCGCCCGACGTACCAGCAGGTGGTGGAGTTCCCCGCCCACCGGTAG
- a CDS encoding exo-beta-N-acetylmuramidase NamZ family protein codes for MSLSRRGLLAAGGAVGALAATAAGTGAASAAPAAGKGHGRVRTGFDRLAADGYALLKGEKIGVVTNPTGITSDVRHIVDVMHPDERVDLIAVFGPEHGFRGTAQAGGSEGRYDDPATGLPVYDTYLKSGRPLADVFTASGVDTVVFDIQDAGARFYTYIWTLYDCMEAAALAGKRFVVLDRPNPVTGRAALGPVLDPAFGTFVGRREIAQAHGMTVTELALLFNARFLAERPVDLRIVKMSGWKRSDFFDATGLPWVPPSPNMPTPDTALVYSGTCLFEGTNLSEGRGTTRPFELLGAEGIDHRWAAAANALDLPGVAFREAYFAPTFSKFQGRTVGGVQLHVQDREVFDPVRTGIALLVTAKQTWSGFAWRADNWIDKLTGNTRVRTMIDAGADTDEVVGAWAQDLAAFRAVRKRYLQYR; via the coding sequence ATGAGCCTGTCCAGACGTGGTTTGCTGGCCGCCGGCGGTGCGGTGGGGGCCCTCGCGGCGACGGCCGCCGGGACCGGGGCCGCGAGCGCCGCCCCCGCCGCGGGCAAGGGGCACGGCCGGGTCCGTACCGGCTTCGACCGGCTGGCGGCGGACGGCTACGCGCTGTTGAAGGGCGAGAAGATCGGGGTGGTCACCAACCCGACCGGGATCACCTCCGACGTGCGCCACATCGTCGATGTGATGCACCCGGACGAGCGGGTGGACCTGATCGCCGTCTTCGGGCCCGAGCACGGTTTCCGCGGCACCGCGCAGGCGGGCGGTTCGGAGGGGCGGTACGACGACCCGGCGACCGGACTGCCGGTCTACGACACGTACTTGAAGAGCGGTCGGCCGCTCGCCGATGTCTTCACGGCGTCCGGCGTGGACACGGTCGTCTTCGACATCCAGGACGCGGGCGCCCGCTTCTACACGTACATCTGGACGCTGTACGACTGCATGGAGGCGGCGGCGCTCGCCGGGAAGCGGTTCGTCGTCCTGGACCGGCCGAACCCGGTGACCGGGCGGGCGGCGCTCGGCCCGGTGCTCGACCCGGCGTTCGGCACCTTCGTGGGCCGCCGGGAGATCGCCCAGGCACACGGCATGACGGTCACCGAGCTGGCCCTGCTCTTCAACGCCCGGTTCCTGGCCGAGCGGCCGGTGGACCTGCGCATCGTGAAGATGTCCGGCTGGAAGCGCTCGGACTTCTTCGACGCGACCGGGCTGCCCTGGGTGCCGCCGAGCCCCAACATGCCGACGCCCGACACGGCGCTCGTCTACTCGGGGACCTGCCTGTTCGAGGGCACCAACCTCTCCGAGGGGCGCGGCACCACCCGGCCGTTCGAACTGCTCGGCGCGGAGGGCATCGACCACCGCTGGGCGGCGGCCGCGAACGCGCTCGACCTGCCCGGGGTGGCGTTCCGCGAGGCGTACTTCGCGCCGACGTTCTCCAAGTTCCAGGGCAGGACGGTAGGCGGTGTGCAGCTGCACGTCCAGGACCGCGAGGTCTTCGATCCGGTACGCACCGGGATCGCGCTGCTGGTGACGGCGAAGCAGACGTGGAGCGGGTTCGCCTGGCGTGCCGACAACTGGATCGACAAGCTCACCGGCAACACCCGGGTCCGCACGATGATCGACGCGGGGGCGGACACGGACGAGGTGGTGGGGGCCTGGGCGCAGGATCTCGCCGCGTTCCGTGCCGTGCGCAAGCGGTACCTCCAGTACCGGTGA
- a CDS encoding SDR family oxidoreductase, producing MSAVQGAGVVVTGAGGGIGAALARGFAAQGARVVVNDLDEARIKPLAEEIGGIAVAGDASRIVDAARDALDGTVDVYCANAGLASPGDAFADEEVWAAAWDVNVMAHVRAARALLPDWLERGSGRFVTTASAAGLLTMIGAAPYSVTKHGAVAFAEWLSLTYRHRGVKVHAICPQGVRTDMLTAAGSAGELVLAPSAIEPEAVAEALFDAMAEDRFLVLPHPEVAGYYRARSKDTDHWLGSMNHLQQKWEETGV from the coding sequence ATGAGTGCGGTGCAGGGCGCGGGCGTGGTGGTCACAGGGGCCGGAGGCGGCATCGGAGCCGCCCTGGCCCGCGGATTCGCCGCCCAGGGTGCACGGGTCGTGGTCAACGACCTCGACGAGGCGAGGATCAAGCCGCTGGCCGAGGAGATCGGCGGCATCGCCGTCGCCGGTGACGCCTCGCGGATCGTCGACGCCGCCAGGGACGCGCTCGACGGCACCGTCGACGTCTACTGCGCCAACGCCGGCCTCGCCTCGCCCGGCGACGCCTTCGCGGACGAGGAGGTCTGGGCCGCGGCCTGGGACGTCAACGTGATGGCCCACGTCCGCGCGGCCAGGGCGCTGCTGCCCGACTGGCTGGAGCGCGGCAGCGGCCGCTTCGTCACGACCGCGTCCGCCGCCGGGCTGCTGACGATGATCGGTGCCGCGCCGTACAGCGTCACCAAGCACGGTGCCGTCGCCTTCGCCGAATGGCTCTCGCTCACCTACCGCCACCGCGGCGTCAAGGTCCACGCGATCTGCCCGCAGGGCGTACGGACGGACATGCTCACCGCCGCCGGATCGGCCGGGGAACTCGTCCTCGCCCCCAGCGCCATCGAGCCCGAGGCTGTCGCCGAAGCGCTCTTCGACGCCATGGCCGAGGACCGCTTCCTCGTCCTGCCGCACCCCGAGGTCGCCGGGTACTACAGGGCCCGCAGCAAGGACACCGACCACTGGCTCGGGAGCATGAACCACCTTCAGCAGAAGTGGGAGGAGACGGGCGTATGA
- a CDS encoding AMP-binding protein: MTESIEAGGDRRTAGSVYAAKPWVALLSEAQRAPVDPAATLVHAFRDSAARSPGHPALAYFDGRLSYRETDSLSDSVAGHLAARGLERGDRVAIMLQNTPQFVIALLGAWKAGATVVPLNPMYKSGEAGHVLKDAEVTALICADRAWEAFLRDTAAGAPTVRIALTTSELDLQTQNDARVLGFERLPVPEDTDDLVAVARQGNKAPVGREPAAADVALISYTSGTSGTPKGAMNSHGNIMINAERQRTGHPVAEGSSYFALAPLFHITGMVCQLAACLTNAGTLVLAYRFHPGVVLEAFAEHRPAYTVGPSTAFMALAAHPGVTPEHFASFRVISSGGAPLPPALVEKFRAGFGPYIRNGYGLTECTAPCASVPPEREAPVDPVSGTLSVGVPGPDTVVRILDENGAEVPFGEQGEIAVRGPQVVSGYWRLPEATAAAFPDGELRTGDIGFMDSAGWLYVVDRKKDMINASGFKVWPREVEDVLYTHPAVREAAVVGVPDTYRGETVRAYVSLRPGASAGPEELSAYCKERLAAYKYPREVEILAELPKTASGKILRRELRSPR, encoded by the coding sequence ATGACCGAGTCCATCGAAGCGGGAGGAGACCGGCGCACGGCCGGGTCCGTCTACGCCGCCAAGCCCTGGGTCGCGCTGCTCAGCGAGGCCCAGCGGGCCCCCGTCGACCCGGCCGCGACCCTCGTCCACGCCTTCCGGGACTCCGCCGCCCGCAGCCCCGGGCACCCCGCGCTCGCCTACTTCGACGGACGGCTGAGCTACCGCGAGACCGACTCGCTCTCCGACTCGGTGGCCGGCCATCTCGCCGCCCGGGGCCTGGAGCGCGGCGACCGGGTCGCGATCATGCTGCAGAACACCCCGCAGTTCGTGATCGCGCTGCTCGGCGCCTGGAAGGCCGGCGCCACGGTCGTCCCGCTCAACCCGATGTACAAGTCCGGCGAGGCCGGCCACGTACTGAAGGACGCCGAGGTCACCGCGCTGATCTGCGCGGACCGGGCCTGGGAGGCGTTTCTGCGGGACACCGCGGCAGGCGCCCCGACGGTACGGATCGCGCTCACCACCAGCGAGCTGGACCTCCAGACACAGAACGACGCACGCGTGCTCGGCTTCGAACGGCTGCCCGTTCCCGAGGACACCGACGACCTGGTCGCCGTCGCCCGGCAGGGCAACAAGGCCCCCGTCGGCCGCGAACCCGCCGCCGCCGATGTGGCGCTGATCAGCTACACCTCCGGGACCAGCGGCACCCCCAAGGGCGCCATGAACTCCCACGGCAACATCATGATCAACGCCGAGCGCCAGCGGACCGGGCACCCCGTCGCCGAGGGCTCCTCCTACTTCGCGCTCGCCCCGCTCTTCCACATCACCGGCATGGTGTGCCAGCTGGCCGCCTGCCTCACCAACGCGGGCACCCTCGTCCTCGCGTACCGCTTCCACCCCGGCGTCGTCCTCGAAGCCTTCGCCGAACACCGCCCCGCCTACACCGTGGGCCCGTCCACCGCCTTCATGGCGCTCGCCGCCCACCCCGGCGTCACCCCCGAGCACTTCGCCTCCTTCCGGGTCATCTCCTCGGGCGGCGCACCGCTGCCGCCCGCGCTGGTCGAGAAGTTCCGGGCGGGCTTCGGCCCGTACATCCGCAACGGCTACGGCCTCACCGAGTGCACCGCCCCCTGCGCCTCGGTGCCGCCGGAGCGCGAGGCCCCGGTCGACCCGGTCTCCGGGACCCTGTCCGTCGGCGTCCCCGGCCCCGACACGGTGGTCCGGATCCTCGACGAGAACGGCGCGGAGGTGCCCTTCGGCGAGCAGGGCGAGATCGCGGTCCGCGGCCCGCAGGTCGTCTCCGGCTACTGGCGGCTGCCCGAGGCCACCGCCGCCGCCTTCCCGGACGGCGAACTGCGCACCGGCGACATCGGGTTCATGGACAGCGCGGGCTGGCTCTACGTCGTCGACCGCAAGAAGGACATGATCAACGCCTCCGGCTTCAAGGTCTGGCCGCGCGAGGTGGAGGACGTCCTCTACACCCATCCGGCGGTCCGGGAGGCGGCCGTCGTCGGGGTCCCCGACACCTACCGCGGCGAGACCGTCCGCGCCTACGTCAGCCTGCGGCCCGGCGCCTCGGCCGGGCCGGAGGAGCTGAGTGCGTACTGCAAGGAACGGCTCGCCGCGTACAAGTACCCGCGCGAGGTCGAGATCCTGGCCGAACTTCCGAAGACGGCGAGTGGGAAGATCCTCAGGCGGGAACTGCGTTCCCCTCGATGA
- a CDS encoding TetR/AcrR family transcriptional regulator, with the protein MAKATDGDTAPVPQRLLAAATRLFAEQGYDRTSVQEIVEAAGVTKGALYHYFGSKEDLLQEVYARVLRLQQERLDAFADADAPVEQRLRDAAADVVVTTIENLDDASIFFRSMHHLSPEKNKQVRVERRRYHERFRALVEEGQRSGVFSTATPADLIVDYHFGSVHHLSTWYRPDGPLSQQEVADHLADLLLRALRP; encoded by the coding sequence ATGGCCAAGGCGACGGACGGGGACACGGCTCCCGTCCCTCAGCGGCTGCTGGCCGCCGCCACCCGGCTCTTCGCCGAGCAGGGCTACGACCGCACCTCGGTCCAGGAGATCGTCGAGGCGGCAGGCGTCACCAAGGGGGCGCTCTACCACTACTTCGGCTCCAAGGAGGACCTCCTCCAGGAGGTCTACGCCCGGGTGCTCCGCCTCCAGCAGGAGCGCCTCGACGCCTTCGCCGACGCCGACGCCCCCGTCGAACAGCGGCTGCGCGACGCTGCGGCGGACGTGGTCGTCACGACCATCGAGAACCTCGACGACGCCTCGATCTTCTTCCGGTCCATGCACCACCTGAGCCCGGAGAAGAACAAGCAGGTCCGGGTGGAGCGGCGCCGCTACCACGAGCGTTTCCGGGCCCTGGTGGAGGAGGGGCAGCGCAGCGGAGTGTTCTCCACGGCCACCCCGGCCGACCTGATCGTCGACTACCACTTCGGTTCGGTCCACCACCTGTCCACCTGGTACCGCCCCGACGGCCCGCTCAGCCAGCAGGAGGTCGCCGACCACCTGGCCGATCTGCTGCTGCGCGCACTGCGGCCCTAG
- a CDS encoding LysR family transcriptional regulator, with the protein MELRQLRHFMAVVTHGGFTAAARAELIVQSALSTSVRNLERELGAELFDRTGRRVILTEAGRALLPAARSVLAGTEAARHAVAAVAGLVTGRVRIGTIQTLTCVDLAAELASYHRRWPGVQISLREATTPELVSGLRAGELDLAYLAPDAAELPEGIVGFATWHEDLVLITAPGHRLATAGRTLIKDLADEPFVDFRAGTGLETAVRRLAAHCGLERRITCDVTQIRLLVDLVRAGIGVAIVPRRIGEDAGLPCVSIRQPEPGRTVVLAGRAPRPGNPAAEALLDRLTGPPGAGG; encoded by the coding sequence ATGGAGCTACGCCAACTCCGCCACTTCATGGCGGTCGTCACGCACGGCGGTTTCACCGCCGCGGCCCGTGCCGAGCTGATCGTGCAGTCCGCCCTGAGCACCTCGGTGCGCAACCTCGAACGGGAGCTGGGGGCCGAGCTGTTCGACCGGACCGGCCGACGGGTGATCCTCACCGAGGCGGGCCGGGCACTGCTGCCGGCGGCCCGGTCGGTGCTCGCCGGGACCGAGGCGGCACGGCACGCGGTGGCTGCCGTGGCGGGGCTGGTGACCGGCCGGGTCAGGATCGGCACCATCCAGACACTGACCTGCGTGGATCTGGCGGCCGAGCTGGCCTCGTACCACCGGCGGTGGCCCGGGGTGCAGATCTCGCTGCGCGAGGCGACCACACCGGAGCTGGTCTCGGGGCTGCGGGCCGGTGAGCTGGACCTCGCCTATCTCGCGCCGGACGCCGCCGAACTCCCAGAGGGCATCGTCGGGTTCGCGACCTGGCACGAGGACCTGGTGCTGATCACCGCGCCGGGCCACCGGCTGGCGACCGCCGGACGCACCCTGATCAAGGATCTCGCCGACGAGCCGTTCGTGGACTTCCGCGCGGGCACAGGGCTGGAGACCGCGGTGCGGAGGCTGGCCGCGCACTGCGGGCTGGAGCGCCGGATCACCTGCGACGTCACCCAGATCCGGCTGCTCGTCGATCTCGTACGGGCCGGGATCGGCGTGGCGATCGTGCCCCGGCGGATCGGTGAGGACGCGGGGCTGCCGTGTGTGAGCATCCGCCAGCCGGAGCCCGGCCGGACCGTGGTCCTGGCGGGGCGGGCCCCCCGGCCGGGCAACCCGGCGGCGGAGGCACTGCTCGACCGGCTGACAGGCCCGCCCGGAGCGGGCGGCTGA